The Gordonibacter urolithinfaciens genome contains a region encoding:
- a CDS encoding RICIN domain-containing protein: protein MGEQRGSGAAFGGGGPRDAATGTARPDADAGAAPSGAGAVHPGGAPGGRPQRRGISRRAFLGLGGTAALTLLLAPRLAWGGVGGGSWGNAGGTAYPGSHFGYDGGWGYSSNGKVWLAVSSNATIGRMTELFVEIAVTSYYANGGAWSPTWFTDYPDTHVDSFVRNEAGVWLSSTSGFYDTTYDSAWFQGPYATHRLRVRREVWDWWSWAGVRAWCDSPDSANGINTTAEASQLIPHHPLVDDRSWQGKIVTLRPEAAPHLRLDASGGGTVNGTNILAWSASDYTNQHWLVLTSAQGRTCLVPVHTGEAPLFADVSSNDWNDGDNVHLWSGTGGWNQSFWLHDLGTGYHMIVPECSGCALDLAGGGQGNGTNVAQWNCYGDWSNPNQHWALEEPLFRERDPGALVLSGIDSSGEDEGAGETGKVESTSETDDAGEARKACEAEPGAVLAPSDPDRACLPRNYPGTAGMFYRYAWYRGASPGERAETVREPSQEPAYEVAEGDEGAYLTCVVRAYARYGNVPYQGEVETASVHVRSRRVRVRFFADGDPEPCFVEEPDRGSAYVPPQAAWQAAEKPGCAGVDGWYRDASCTEAFVDGALVEGDLDLFARNRVELTYAQADRSCLLASPRAYFLDEACEHPLPDPSALLPSPASLHYGDRVSFARGASAWYEDMGRVREASCALGAYAAPDAADLPLRSARLTCNTTAYLLWRTPAYDGIALS from the coding sequence ATGGGTGAGCAACGGGGAAGCGGCGCGGCTTTTGGCGGTGGCGGGCCGCGGGACGCAGCAACGGGCACCGCGCGTCCGGATGCCGACGCTGGTGCCGCACCGTCGGGCGCCGGCGCCGTGCATCCCGGCGGGGCGCCGGGTGGGAGGCCGCAGAGGCGCGGCATCTCGCGGCGCGCGTTTTTGGGGCTGGGCGGCACTGCGGCGTTGACGCTGCTGCTGGCGCCGCGCCTGGCCTGGGGTGGCGTGGGCGGCGGCAGCTGGGGGAATGCCGGCGGCACGGCGTACCCCGGGTCGCACTTCGGCTACGACGGGGGCTGGGGCTACTCCAGCAACGGCAAGGTGTGGCTCGCGGTGAGCAGCAATGCCACCATCGGGCGCATGACCGAGCTGTTCGTGGAGATAGCGGTGACATCCTACTACGCCAACGGCGGCGCTTGGTCGCCCACGTGGTTTACCGACTACCCCGACACTCACGTCGACTCGTTCGTGCGCAACGAGGCGGGGGTCTGGCTGTCCTCCACGAGCGGCTTCTACGATACCACCTACGATAGCGCGTGGTTCCAAGGCCCCTATGCCACGCACCGCCTGCGCGTAAGGCGGGAGGTCTGGGACTGGTGGTCGTGGGCCGGGGTGCGCGCCTGGTGCGACTCCCCCGACAGCGCCAACGGCATAAACACCACGGCCGAGGCATCGCAGCTGATCCCGCACCATCCGCTTGTCGACGATCGTTCGTGGCAGGGCAAAATCGTCACCTTGCGTCCCGAAGCCGCTCCCCACCTGCGTCTCGATGCCAGCGGCGGCGGCACTGTCAACGGTACCAACATACTGGCATGGAGTGCGTCGGACTACACGAACCAGCACTGGCTCGTGCTCACGAGCGCCCAGGGCCGCACATGCCTCGTGCCCGTGCACACGGGCGAGGCGCCGCTTTTTGCCGATGTGTCCAGCAACGACTGGAACGACGGCGACAACGTGCACCTCTGGAGCGGCACGGGAGGATGGAACCAGTCGTTCTGGCTGCACGACCTGGGCACGGGCTACCATATGATCGTGCCCGAATGCTCCGGCTGCGCCCTTGACCTGGCGGGTGGAGGGCAGGGCAACGGCACGAACGTCGCCCAATGGAACTGCTACGGCGATTGGAGCAACCCCAACCAGCACTGGGCTCTGGAAGAGCCGCTGTTCCGCGAGCGGGATCCGGGTGCGCTGGTGCTTTCCGGCATCGATAGCTCCGGCGAGGACGAGGGTGCTGGCGAGACCGGCAAGGTCGAGAGCACAAGCGAGACCGACGATGCTGGCGAGGCGCGCAAGGCCTGCGAGGCCGAGCCAGGTGCGGTGCTCGCACCTTCCGATCCTGATCGCGCGTGCCTGCCGCGCAACTACCCGGGAACAGCGGGCATGTTCTACCGCTACGCCTGGTACCGCGGCGCGTCGCCGGGGGAGCGTGCGGAGACCGTGAGGGAGCCGAGCCAGGAGCCGGCGTACGAAGTGGCGGAGGGCGACGAAGGCGCGTACCTCACCTGCGTGGTGAGGGCGTACGCGCGCTACGGTAACGTGCCGTATCAGGGCGAGGTCGAAACTGCGTCGGTGCACGTCCGCTCCCGCCGCGTGCGCGTGCGCTTCTTCGCGGACGGCGACCCGGAACCATGCTTCGTGGAAGAGCCCGACCGCGGGAGCGCCTACGTGCCCCCGCAGGCCGCCTGGCAAGCTGCCGAGAAACCCGGTTGCGCCGGCGTGGACGGCTGGTACCGCGATGCGTCCTGCACCGAGGCCTTCGTTGATGGCGCTCTGGTCGAAGGCGACCTCGACCTGTTCGCGCGCAATCGCGTAGAGCTGACGTACGCCCAGGCCGACCGCTCCTGCCTGCTGGCCTCGCCACGCGCGTACTTTCTCGACGAGGCATGCGAGCATCCGCTGCCCGACCCGTCGGCCTTGCTGCCGTCCCCGGCATCTCTTCACTACGGCGACCGCGTGTCCTTCGCCCGCGGGGCGAGCGCCTGGTACGAGGACATGGGCCGCGTCCGCGAGGCATCGTGTGCCCTGGGCGCCTACGCCGCCCCCGATGCGGCCGACCTCCCGCTCCGCAGCGCCCGCCTCACCTGCAACACCACGGCCTACCTCCTGTGGCGCACCCCTGCCTACGACGGCATCGCGCTCTCGTGA
- a CDS encoding type II toxin-antitoxin system HicA family toxin: MPPKASEVYRRLLREGWREQEGGKGSHRKLRRNGVMIIVPYHRRELRARTWESIRKKAGWK, from the coding sequence ATGCCGCCGAAAGCATCCGAAGTGTATCGCCGTCTCTTGCGAGAAGGTTGGCGTGAGCAAGAAGGCGGGAAGGGCTCGCACCGAAAGTTGAGACGGAATGGCGTGATGATAATCGTTCCCTATCATCGGAGGGAGTTGAGGGCGAGAACATGGGAGAGCATTAGGAAAAAAGCCGGCTGGAAATAA
- a CDS encoding type II toxin-antitoxin system HicB family antitoxin — protein sequence MRYTYPVLVIEDELGGYCTYLNDFDQVTEGEDIAEAIEMGADALWLMIDDYLQLDKPLPKPTYPEEHKGLLVAISVDVDTERGLLTTKMAAGLLGVSDARVRQMVCSGQLASKKIGRDNYVYLWSIRERQANPPKPGRPRKKAGSAPAKETEAV from the coding sequence ATGCGCTACACCTATCCAGTGCTCGTCATCGAGGACGAGCTAGGAGGCTACTGCACGTACCTGAACGATTTCGATCAAGTGACAGAGGGCGAGGACATCGCCGAGGCTATCGAGATGGGCGCCGACGCCCTTTGGCTCATGATCGACGACTACCTCCAGCTGGACAAGCCGCTTCCCAAGCCGACGTACCCCGAGGAGCACAAGGGCCTGCTCGTGGCCATCTCGGTGGATGTGGACACCGAGCGCGGCTTGCTCACCACGAAGATGGCGGCGGGCCTGCTCGGCGTGAGCGACGCGCGCGTGCGGCAGATGGTGTGCTCGGGCCAGCTGGCCTCCAAGAAGATCGGCCGCGACAACTACGTCTACCTGTGGAGCATCCGCGAGCGCCAGGCCAACCCCCCGAAGCCGGGCCGCCCCAGGAAGAAGGCCGGCTCCGCCCCTGCGAAGGAGACGGAGGCGGTGTAG
- a CDS encoding ABC transporter permease codes for MQVFKTALRVVLTHPVYVVVYVGFLSLLGLFVAMGVAPDTEEGSYEAAREPFAVVDRDGSALSEHLAAFLGEHGERIEIADDAFAMQDAVAKGQAKCVLVVPEGYERAFLDAARSGEDVPAVEVAYSYGTMAGTLLDQQANQYLGLVRAEAALEPDASAADVLARADDAAAQTADVETVRTQGGAIPADRFAFYLMWCSYTLMAAIIVCVSLLMGAFNRTDVLRRTQVGPVGSVRLGLWKAAASLLVTMAVCAVTCGIGLAAFGYTLEGVPAGAVALMLAAAFALALVPLAVGFLLGQLGVGEATTNAVGNIGGMVMAFMGGAWISLDLLGAEIQTAAKFFPTYWYTQAVTESAHLAEVTWESAAPILGNLGIIVLFAAAVFAVALAAGRVRMRSAEAGGNAAASLTGA; via the coding sequence ATGCAAGTCTTTAAAACCGCCCTGCGCGTGGTGCTGACGCACCCGGTGTACGTGGTCGTGTACGTGGGTTTCTTGAGCCTTCTCGGCCTGTTCGTGGCCATGGGCGTCGCCCCCGACACGGAAGAAGGAAGCTATGAGGCGGCGAGGGAGCCGTTCGCCGTGGTGGATCGGGACGGCAGCGCGCTCTCCGAGCACTTGGCCGCGTTTCTGGGCGAGCACGGCGAGCGGATCGAAATCGCCGACGACGCCTTCGCGATGCAGGACGCCGTGGCCAAGGGGCAGGCGAAGTGCGTGCTCGTGGTGCCCGAGGGGTACGAGCGCGCGTTCTTGGATGCGGCGCGCTCGGGCGAGGACGTGCCCGCCGTCGAGGTGGCGTACAGCTACGGGACGATGGCCGGCACGCTGCTCGACCAGCAGGCGAACCAGTATTTGGGGCTCGTGCGGGCCGAGGCCGCGCTCGAGCCGGACGCCTCCGCGGCCGACGTGCTGGCGCGCGCCGACGATGCCGCCGCCCAGACGGCGGACGTCGAGACGGTGCGGACGCAGGGCGGCGCCATACCGGCCGACCGCTTCGCCTTCTACCTCATGTGGTGCTCCTACACGCTCATGGCCGCCATCATCGTGTGCGTGAGCCTGCTCATGGGCGCGTTCAACCGCACCGACGTGCTGCGGCGCACGCAGGTGGGGCCTGTGGGCAGCGTGCGGCTGGGCCTGTGGAAGGCGGCCGCCAGCCTATTGGTGACCATGGCGGTGTGCGCAGTGACCTGCGGCATCGGGCTGGCGGCGTTCGGGTACACGCTGGAGGGCGTGCCCGCAGGGGCCGTCGCGCTCATGCTGGCGGCGGCGTTCGCGCTGGCGCTCGTGCCGCTGGCGGTGGGCTTTCTTCTGGGGCAGCTGGGCGTGGGCGAGGCCACCACGAACGCGGTGGGCAACATCGGCGGCATGGTGATGGCGTTCATGGGCGGGGCGTGGATCAGCCTTGACCTGCTGGGCGCCGAGATTCAGACGGCGGCGAAGTTCTTCCCCACGTACTGGTACACCCAGGCCGTCACCGAGAGCGCGCACCTCGCCGAGGTCACCTGGGAGTCCGCCGCGCCGATTTTGGGCAACCTCGGCATCATCGTGCTGTTCGCGGCCGCCGTCTTCGCCGTGGCGCTTGCCGCAGGACGCGTGCGCATGCGCTCGGCGGAGGCTGGCGGCAACGCGGCCGCCAGCTTGACGGGGGCGTAG
- a CDS encoding ABC transporter permease — MWNAFRGALAVLTRKTELAVWALAFPIILCTLFMFMFANLDSSMSFEAVPTAVVADDAYRADEEFSALVDELSQPGEDQLLDVREFATAEEARGSLEAGDVMGVLSVDGEGAPHLAVSPVSDGVGTKQIGRTILNTVADTYVRNADLLKGIAHDNPMALADPDLVERALSQGDATVQVSLTRSEPSQSVRFYYALLGMACLFCAQIGMVAVCEAQPNLSPLGARRAVGAVSRGKTLAAALAASWVLATACLLAALAYMRFTAGIDFAGREVACIGAIAVCALFSTAFGTLLGSLPKVGFGVKTGLLTGTTCLLSLFAGLYGEPVMNMADQLARDYPLLASLNPAKVVTDTFYSLYYYDSLVPFAEKVGLLLAMTAVVFAVSALFVRRQRYASL; from the coding sequence ATGTGGAACGCATTCAGAGGGGCGCTGGCGGTGCTCACGCGGAAGACGGAGCTCGCGGTGTGGGCGCTCGCCTTCCCCATCATCCTGTGCACCCTGTTCATGTTCATGTTCGCGAACCTCGACAGCTCGATGTCGTTCGAGGCCGTGCCCACGGCGGTGGTGGCCGACGATGCCTACCGCGCCGACGAGGAATTCTCCGCCCTGGTGGACGAGCTGTCCCAGCCCGGCGAGGACCAGCTGCTCGACGTGCGCGAGTTCGCCACCGCCGAGGAGGCGCGAGGATCGCTGGAGGCGGGCGACGTGATGGGCGTGCTGTCCGTGGATGGCGAGGGCGCGCCGCATCTGGCGGTGTCTCCCGTCTCCGACGGCGTGGGCACGAAGCAGATCGGCCGCACCATCCTGAACACGGTGGCCGACACCTACGTGCGCAACGCCGACCTGCTCAAGGGCATCGCGCATGACAACCCGATGGCGCTGGCCGACCCCGACCTGGTGGAGCGCGCGCTCTCGCAGGGCGACGCCACCGTGCAGGTGTCGCTCACGCGCAGCGAGCCCTCGCAATCGGTGCGGTTCTACTACGCGCTTCTGGGCATGGCCTGCCTGTTCTGCGCGCAGATAGGGATGGTGGCCGTGTGCGAGGCGCAGCCGAACCTCTCGCCTTTGGGCGCGCGCCGGGCCGTGGGCGCCGTGAGCCGCGGGAAGACGCTCGCGGCCGCGCTGGCGGCCAGCTGGGTGCTGGCGACAGCGTGCCTTCTGGCGGCGCTGGCCTACATGCGCTTCACGGCGGGCATCGACTTCGCGGGCCGGGAGGTTGCCTGCATCGGGGCCATCGCGGTGTGCGCGCTGTTCTCCACCGCGTTCGGCACGCTTTTGGGATCGCTTCCCAAGGTGGGGTTCGGCGTGAAGACGGGCCTGCTCACCGGCACGACCTGCCTGCTGTCGCTGTTCGCGGGGCTCTACGGCGAGCCGGTGATGAACATGGCCGACCAGCTGGCGCGCGACTATCCGCTGCTCGCCTCGCTCAACCCCGCCAAGGTGGTCACCGACACGTTCTACAGCCTGTACTACTACGACTCGCTCGTGCCCTTCGCCGAGAAAGTCGGCCTGTTGCTTGCGATGACCGCCGTCGTGTTCGCCGTGTCCGCCCTGTTCGTGAGGAGGCAGCGCTATGCAAGTCTTTAA
- a CDS encoding ATP-binding cassette domain-containing protein has product MEDIIAVDNLVKRYGDVVALDHFGLHIAPGEVFGLLGPNGSGKTTAINCMLQLLTYDKGAIRLFGEDMKPSRYDLKRRIGVVPQNVAVFEELTVRGNIDYFCALYVDDKRRRRELVEEAIAFVGLEDFTKFRPRKLSGGLLRRLNIACGIAHKPELIFFDEPTVAVDPQSRNAILEGILRLNAQGSTIVYTSHYMEEVEDICTRIMIMDAGRALATGTNDELKAMIGTGERIRVEVDACDDAVLAAVRELPCVLGASFDGTMLEADCGNGAHNVADVLGALAARGVATGRIYAEPPTLNDVFLEITGKALRD; this is encoded by the coding sequence ATGGAAGACATCATCGCGGTCGACAACCTGGTGAAGCGCTACGGCGACGTGGTGGCGCTCGACCACTTCGGCCTGCACATCGCGCCGGGCGAGGTGTTCGGCCTGTTGGGCCCCAACGGCTCGGGCAAGACCACCGCCATCAACTGCATGCTGCAGCTGCTCACCTACGACAAGGGCGCCATCCGCCTGTTCGGCGAGGACATGAAGCCGTCTCGCTACGACCTGAAGCGCCGCATCGGCGTGGTGCCGCAGAACGTGGCGGTGTTCGAGGAGCTCACCGTGCGCGGCAACATCGACTACTTCTGCGCGCTCTACGTCGACGACAAGCGCCGCCGCCGGGAGCTCGTGGAGGAGGCCATCGCGTTCGTGGGGCTGGAGGACTTCACAAAGTTCCGGCCGCGCAAGCTCTCGGGCGGCCTGCTGCGCCGGCTGAACATCGCGTGCGGCATCGCGCACAAGCCCGAGCTCATCTTCTTCGACGAGCCCACCGTGGCCGTGGACCCGCAGAGCCGAAACGCCATCCTCGAGGGCATCCTGCGCCTGAACGCCCAGGGCTCCACCATCGTGTACACGAGCCATTACATGGAGGAGGTGGAGGACATCTGCACGCGCATCATGATCATGGATGCGGGGCGGGCGCTGGCCACCGGAACGAACGACGAGCTGAAGGCCATGATCGGCACGGGCGAGCGCATCCGCGTGGAGGTGGACGCGTGCGACGATGCCGTGCTGGCGGCCGTGCGCGAGCTGCCGTGCGTGCTGGGGGCATCCTTCGACGGGACCATGCTGGAGGCCGACTGCGGCAACGGCGCGCACAACGTGGCCGACGTGCTGGGCGCGCTCGCCGCACGCGGCGTGGCCACGGGGCGCATCTACGCCGAGCCGCCCACGTTGAACGACGTGTTCCTCGAGATCACCGGCAAAGCGCTCAGGGACTAG
- a CDS encoding sensor histidine kinase: MERIVDKAIVLVCCLACFAVLPWEVALLLALLAAVAASALGEALPERFAFVPALVYALAAFAWPSFAAFLALAVYDLARDDHLAIRWCWLLPALSAFVRLEAALALLMALACAMALLLSYRTRRFQTELAAYRRLRDDVQETSLALEEKNRGLRDKQDLEVRLATLAERGRIAREIHDNVGHLLTRSIMQVEALQVVHRDDERVRSELAQVGATLHEAMSTVRASVHDLHDDAFDLETQLREAAEAFTTLAVDIDYRASDVPSDVGYGFIAIVREALSNASKHSDASRVSVSVAAYPAFYRLAVHDNGSVPPPASVLDRQGADSPLASGTARGIGLATMSDRARALGGMLRVDYDQGFKVFVTVPKEDIP; the protein is encoded by the coding sequence ATGGAGAGAATCGTCGACAAGGCCATCGTGCTCGTGTGCTGCCTCGCGTGCTTCGCGGTGCTGCCGTGGGAGGTCGCGCTGCTGCTCGCGCTGCTCGCGGCCGTGGCCGCCTCGGCGCTCGGCGAGGCGCTGCCGGAGCGGTTCGCCTTCGTCCCGGCGCTTGTCTATGCGCTCGCAGCATTCGCGTGGCCGTCGTTCGCCGCGTTTCTGGCGCTCGCGGTGTACGATCTCGCGCGCGATGACCATCTGGCAATCCGCTGGTGCTGGCTGCTCCCCGCGCTCTCGGCGTTCGTGCGCCTCGAAGCCGCGCTCGCGCTCCTCATGGCGCTGGCCTGCGCCATGGCCCTTCTGCTCTCGTACCGCACGCGCCGCTTCCAAACCGAGCTTGCCGCGTACCGCCGCCTGCGCGATGACGTGCAGGAAACCTCCCTTGCGCTGGAGGAGAAGAACCGCGGGCTGCGCGACAAGCAGGACCTCGAAGTAAGGCTGGCCACGCTGGCCGAGCGCGGCCGCATCGCACGCGAGATCCACGACAACGTGGGGCATCTGCTCACGCGCTCCATCATGCAGGTGGAGGCGCTGCAGGTGGTGCACCGCGACGACGAGCGGGTGCGCTCAGAGCTGGCGCAGGTGGGGGCCACGCTGCACGAGGCCATGAGCACGGTCCGCGCCAGCGTGCACGACCTGCACGACGACGCGTTCGACCTGGAGACCCAGCTGAGGGAGGCGGCCGAGGCCTTCACGACGCTCGCCGTGGACATCGACTACCGCGCGTCCGACGTGCCGTCCGACGTGGGCTACGGCTTCATAGCCATTGTCCGCGAGGCGCTTTCGAACGCCTCTAAGCACTCCGACGCCAGCCGCGTGTCCGTGTCGGTGGCCGCCTACCCGGCGTTCTACCGGCTGGCCGTGCACGACAACGGCTCCGTACCGCCGCCCGCCTCCGTGCTCGACCGGCAGGGGGCCGACTCGCCGCTCGCCTCCGGGACCGCTCGCGGCATCGGGCTGGCCACCATGTCCGACCGCGCCCGCGCGCTGGGCGGCATGCTCCGCGTCGACTACGACCAGGGCTTCAAGGTGTTCGTCACCGTACCGAAGGAGGATATCCCATGA
- a CDS encoding response regulator transcription factor, whose amino-acid sequence MSEEKAAGPSAAQEGRIRVCIVDDDPFVTTSLATILAAEPDVAVAGEGCDGEAAVALFERERPDVLLMDIQMPGTDGLAAAERILAAHPEARIVFLTTFSDDEYIVRALRLGARGYLIKQEVATIAPALRTVTSGQSVLGGEVLGRVEALVQGRGPSGTARLAPAGVAAVPPAQSAEQAHAAAALELLSEREHAIVEQVAEGLDNKEIAAALYISEGTVRNHISAILQKLQLKNRTQLAIAYYRAR is encoded by the coding sequence ATGAGCGAGGAGAAGGCCGCGGGCCCGTCCGCGGCGCAGGAGGGGCGCATCCGCGTGTGCATCGTGGACGACGACCCGTTCGTCACCACGTCGCTCGCCACCATCCTGGCCGCCGAGCCCGACGTGGCCGTGGCGGGCGAAGGCTGCGACGGCGAGGCAGCTGTGGCGCTGTTCGAGCGCGAGCGGCCCGACGTGCTGCTCATGGACATCCAGATGCCGGGTACGGACGGCCTTGCGGCGGCCGAGCGCATCCTGGCCGCGCATCCGGAGGCGCGCATCGTGTTCCTGACCACGTTCTCAGACGACGAGTATATCGTGCGGGCGCTGCGCCTGGGCGCGAGGGGCTACCTCATCAAGCAGGAGGTGGCCACCATCGCCCCGGCGCTGCGCACGGTGACGTCCGGCCAGAGCGTGCTGGGCGGCGAGGTGCTCGGCCGCGTGGAAGCCCTCGTGCAGGGCAGGGGGCCGTCCGGCACGGCACGGCTGGCACCTGCTGGCGTTGCCGCGGTGCCGCCGGCGCAGAGCGCCGAGCAGGCGCATGCCGCCGCCGCGCTCGAGCTTTTGTCCGAGCGCGAGCACGCCATCGTGGAGCAGGTGGCCGAGGGCCTGGACAACAAGGAGATAGCCGCCGCCCTCTACATCAGCGAGGGCACCGTGCGCAACCACATCAGCGCCATCCTGCAGAAGCTCCAGCTGAAGAACCGCACCCAGCTGGCCATCGCATACTACCGCGCACGGTAG
- the nrdD gene encoding anaerobic ribonucleoside-triphosphate reductase: protein MPQKIELKVSGIDVAIAYANESDQTVTQREIEAYIDRAHAQHPGQVLQSLNLDVDGEDVGITYGFEAVPFDRIRRITGYLVGTMDRWNDAKTAEESDRVKHGLAREDRALTCSNGC, encoded by the coding sequence ATGCCCCAGAAGATCGAACTGAAGGTTTCCGGCATCGACGTCGCCATCGCCTACGCCAACGAGAGCGACCAAACGGTTACGCAGCGCGAGATCGAGGCGTACATCGACCGTGCGCATGCCCAGCATCCCGGCCAGGTGCTGCAGTCCCTGAATCTGGACGTCGACGGCGAAGACGTGGGTATCACGTATGGGTTCGAGGCCGTGCCGTTCGACCGCATCCGCCGCATCACGGGCTACCTGGTGGGTACGATGGACCGCTGGAACGATGCGAAGACCGCCGAGGAATCAGACCGCGTCAAGCACGGCCTCGCTCGCGAGGACCGCGCCCTCACCTGCTCGAACGGCTGCTAG
- a CDS encoding winged helix-turn-helix domain-containing protein, whose protein sequence is MSELANLKPTIRLSIMNPESESGSLFGRGIANLCLGVRETGSLNASAKGMGMAYSKAWRIVKDTEAALGIQLLDRDGAHGSTLTEAGDKLLDAYVAIDKKLQEDAEKEFARILG, encoded by the coding sequence ATGAGCGAACTTGCGAACCTGAAGCCGACGATCAGGCTGTCCATCATGAACCCCGAATCCGAGAGCGGCTCGCTGTTCGGGCGCGGCATCGCGAACCTGTGCCTGGGCGTGCGCGAGACGGGCTCGCTCAACGCGTCCGCCAAGGGCATGGGCATGGCCTACAGCAAGGCGTGGCGCATCGTGAAGGACACCGAGGCGGCGCTGGGCATCCAGCTGCTCGACCGCGACGGCGCGCACGGATCCACCCTGACCGAAGCCGGCGACAAGCTGCTCGACGCCTACGTGGCCATAGACAAGAAGCTGCAGGAAGATGCCGAGAAGGAGTTCGCCCGCATCCTCGGCTAG
- the thrC gene encoding threonine synthase: MNLYIDTRGAGPRPVTFTEAVVDGLAAGGGLYVPERVPELSLEDIAALAQLPYAQRAARIYRAFDVDLPAETIEALMAHAYGDNFDDERICPITSLTADTHVLELWHGPTSAFKDMALQCLPRFFSASAAQLREQGKLDHDFLILVATSGDTGKAALEGFRDVDGVSIGVMYPDGGVSDIQFKQMATQRGRNVQVWGVRGNFDDCQTGAKNVFGDEAFAEQLLEEHGVALSSANSINWGRLMPQIVYYVSAYAQLVADGKLGLGDELDVCVPTGNFGNILAAYYAKHMGVPLGMLYCASNENRVLTDFINTGTYDISERPFVLTPSPSMDILVSSNLERQLFELTGRDAAAIAGWMSDLREQRRFRVDEETFARVRELFASDSIDNATCLDTIKRVLDEHDYLLDPHTAVAYQTAENLRGENPVLIASTAHWAKFGDNVYRALHGLEPGAPLPDDVAALSGCALNQLIARETGHDDIPRGLAELDALPVRFGEVIEGGTDSIEAAAARFLEKLDATTPARND; encoded by the coding sequence TTGAACCTCTACATCGACACGCGGGGCGCTGGACCCCGGCCCGTCACGTTCACGGAAGCCGTCGTCGACGGGTTGGCGGCGGGCGGCGGGCTGTACGTGCCCGAGCGCGTCCCGGAGCTCTCCCTGGAGGACATCGCGGCGCTGGCGCAGCTGCCCTACGCCCAGCGCGCGGCGCGCATCTACCGGGCGTTCGACGTCGACCTGCCCGCCGAGACCATCGAAGCGCTCATGGCGCATGCCTACGGCGACAACTTCGACGACGAGCGCATCTGCCCCATCACGTCGCTTACGGCCGACACCCACGTGCTGGAACTGTGGCACGGCCCCACGAGCGCGTTCAAGGACATGGCGCTGCAGTGCCTGCCGCGGTTCTTCTCCGCAAGCGCCGCCCAGCTGCGCGAACAGGGGAAGCTCGACCACGACTTCCTCATCCTCGTGGCCACGTCGGGCGACACGGGCAAGGCCGCGCTCGAGGGCTTCCGCGACGTGGACGGCGTGAGCATAGGCGTGATGTACCCTGACGGCGGCGTGAGCGACATCCAGTTCAAGCAGATGGCCACGCAGCGCGGGCGCAACGTGCAGGTGTGGGGCGTGCGCGGCAACTTCGACGACTGCCAGACCGGCGCGAAGAACGTGTTCGGCGACGAGGCGTTCGCGGAGCAGCTGCTGGAAGAGCACGGCGTTGCGCTGTCGAGCGCGAACTCCATCAACTGGGGGCGCCTCATGCCCCAGATCGTGTACTACGTGTCGGCCTACGCGCAGCTGGTGGCAGACGGCAAGCTGGGACTGGGCGACGAGCTGGACGTATGCGTGCCCACCGGCAACTTCGGCAACATCCTGGCCGCCTACTACGCCAAGCACATGGGCGTGCCGCTGGGCATGCTGTACTGCGCCAGCAACGAGAACCGCGTGCTCACCGACTTCATCAACACGGGCACCTACGACATCTCCGAGCGCCCCTTCGTGCTGACGCCCTCCCCTTCGATGGACATCCTCGTGTCGTCGAACCTGGAGCGCCAGCTGTTCGAGCTGACGGGGCGCGACGCCGCCGCCATCGCCGGCTGGATGTCCGACCTGCGCGAGCAGCGCCGCTTCCGCGTGGACGAGGAAACGTTCGCCCGCGTGAGGGAGCTGTTCGCCTCCGACTCCATCGACAACGCCACGTGCCTGGATACCATCAAGCGCGTGCTCGACGAGCACGATTACCTGCTGGATCCGCACACGGCCGTCGCCTACCAGACCGCCGAGAACCTCCGGGGCGAAAATCCCGTGCTCATCGCCAGCACGGCGCACTGGGCCAAGTTCGGCGACAACGTGTACCGCGCGCTGCACGGCCTGGAGCCGGGCGCGCCGCTGCCCGACGACGTGGCCGCGCTCTCCGGCTGCGCGCTGAACCAGCTCATCGCGCGCGAGACGGGGCACGACGACATCCCCCGCGGCCTGGCCGAGCTCGATGCGCTGCCCGTCCGCTTCGGCGAGGTGATAGAGGGAGGCACGGACAGCATCGAGGCGGCCGCCGCGCGCTTCCTGGAGAAGCTGGACGCGACGACGCCCGCACGCAACGACTGA